The Megalobrama amblycephala isolate DHTTF-2021 linkage group LG18, ASM1881202v1, whole genome shotgun sequence genome segment CTGTGCTAACTGTTTGGTGTTATGCTACCGAAAGCAATTATTATGGACAAGAAAAAAATGCTGGAATTCTTtggcttttttttattcttagatAAGCTATTCACCGCAACAACCCACATTCCTAACTCAGAGTTTATTACTAATAAATTTTGTGTATTTATCTAttcaaagtatatttgtgtagtTCTGTTTTATCCTCTCTTGCTAGGTTATTGAATATGTGGCTATGACGTGGCTATAGCGATAATTTGAAATATTAGCACTGAAATGCGGTTTCCTGTTGAGCGGGTATAAATGGGTAATGTGCAAATCTGTTtggtctgatttttttttttttttttttgctccatGCCCTTAACTAAATATCTTTTAATAGTTATACAGCTGAATCCATAATGATTGGTGTACTTTGACTGCAACATCTTGATTTTGGAGTATTCAGTTTCCACTGTTCATCAAGACATTTTTGGTTTTTGTACCATTTAAACtcaaataaagtttatttatttgtcaaaCGACTGTGTTgggtgtaatgcattacaagtaacgtaaagtaatgcattacttttaaatttacaacaaaatgagttactttttcagtaagttactttgttttcccatgtattgactgacagctctcctgtcctcatgttgagagaaatcatgagtaagtgcagaggcattgtgtgcactgtgtgaacatgatggttattgtagttctagactaaatgtgagcatttactcatctcacttgcacaaaaacagattcagtattactcaaaatgaataaaaactcagaatattacctgcaataattattttcaagtaaccattttaaataacacaaatatacttcatgtatttaatcattaaccaatgtctttgctgctgaccttcgatgatccaattcatttccatactaataagcaaaaatcactttagaaacatcacatttgtttctttttgtttgtttggtttggtttattgctgaagtaaaaATGTTGAACTTTCCTCTGCTGCATCCTATTCTGCAATCCAGAATTCTAGCACAGctaaaaggtttgtttgagctgcaccctactgtacaggcgtgaatttgcatttccttcagcctgaggctttcACTTGTGGTGTGAAAGGGCATTTATATTTGCCCataatagaactttttttaggttattaaaaaaacaaacaagcccagcccaaatgagaaaaagtaatgtaaaagtAACGTGTCACTTTCCATAAAAAgaaagtaattagttacttttttagcgAGTAACACATtattgtaacgcattacttttaaagagTGACTATCCCCAACACTGCAAATGAGTGTATGTAATGTAATACCAGGTGGACATTATACAGTTAATTATTCCAGACAGATGTTTAATAAAAATTCTAAAGATGTATTTACATTTCTGAGGTGtatacacaaaaaacaaacaaacaaataacaaaatttgtattaaaaaaagttaaattattaTCTCTGCTCAATTTCGCCTGTGTTCTCTTTCACGACTGTGATCTCTGTGTTTGGCAAACCCTCGGTCATTACCTCTGTCTCGCTCCCTTCtgtctctatctctctctcgtTCCCGGTCTCTTTCAGGTTCCCTTTCTCTCTCACGCTCTCCGTCTCGTTCCTTCTCTCGTTCTCCATTTCTCTCTCTATCACCCCTTCTTCCcctgtctctttctctgtccCCCTCCCTGTCTCGCTGTCGAGTGTCTTCATGTCTTTTGTCCTCTCTGTTTCTATCTGTCTTTTTATCTTCTTCTCCATCCCTGTCTCGCTCGCCTCCATACCTATCTCTGAATCGGTCCATCTCATCTGCTCTGTCTTGTGGATTCCTGGAATCTTGTCCTGGTCTGTCCCTTCTGCTTCCTGCCAGTCCTTTCACAGCATACTTCTCATATGCCGTATCCTCCTTCTCCTTCTTCACTTTGACAGGGGAAGACGCTGACGTCTCAGTCCGTGCCTCATGTTTCTCTTCCTTTAGCAgctttttcttctctttcttctccttcttctttttcttcttctcctttttATCTGAAGtataacaatattaaaaattagCCAATcaattattaaagggttagttcagccaaaaatgaaaatgtacgAGAATggcacagaagagaagatattgttgaataaagtcgtcatttttgttttgtctttgcacacaaaatgtattctcgtcacttcataacaataATGTTGAACCAccaagtaattaatgacagaattttattttttgggtgcactaaccctttaaataaacaacaacaaaaaaaatggtttatGGTAAAAATggttttagtaaaaaaaaaattttttactaTAGTTTATGGTAAAAAtggtttattaaataaataattgcctTTTGAAATAATCAACTGTAGTTACATTTACTAGGGGAGTAAGTTAGATGACGAATATAGTCAGTCACAGGCAATCCACACTCCAATTGAgtaatgcaacgctgtttgctaaccgccacagTGCAGAAGAAGAACAAATGATCTATGTATTAGATATGTTTacgtgtaatctctcaaccagtgtttcaaccatggaaagccatcaataaaacagcttgtgaataatatctcacatagcattacatttacctcaggtaaatcatttagtgtccacagcattttagttcactagagaaatgaactgtAGAGGGGAGCACTAAATTTATATACTATAAGAgcttatattcattatatttactttacctgttagtaatgtcttaattatttaatatatgtttaaataaatttgtcatgaaaacaagttatgacagtgaCTATGtaaatgatcattttttaaaaattggaatagaaaaataattgaaaattaaatttataattagatttagaagttatgtaaaacctgccttatgtgcaattgttttttttgttttttttttgtgagtgttgattattatatctaaaaataaatagcaactgaatttaatagtttaggctctgttgttaattgtaacctttaaagggttagttcacccaaaaatgaaaattcatttattacttaccctcatgccgttccacacccataagaccttcattaatcttccgaacacaaattaagatattttagttgaaatccgatagctccgtgaggcctccatagggagcaatggacacttcctctctcaagatccataaaggtactaaaaacatatttaaatcaggtcatgtgagtacagtggttcaatattaatattataaagcaacgagaatatttttggagcgccaaaaaaaaaaaaaaaaacgacttatttagtgatggccgatttcaaaacaatgcttcaggaagcatcggagcacagatgaatcagtgtgtcgaatctgctgttcggagcgccaaagtcacgtgatttcagccattggcagtttgacaggcgatctgaatcatgattcgacacactgattcattgtgctccgatgcttcatgaagcagtgttttgaaatcggccatcactaaataagtcgttattttgttttttggcactccaaaaatattctcgtcgctttataatattaatattgaaccactgtactcacatgaaccgatttaaatatgtttttagtagctttatggatcttgagagaggaagtgtccattgctccctatggaggcctcacggagctattggatttcaactaaaatatcttaatttgtgttctgaagattaacgaaggtcttacaggtgtggaacggcatgagggtaagtaataaatgacagaattttcatttttgggtgaactaaccctttaatataatattaatgtgcaagaaagggctccctgtatatagtttacagcatttgctgtttttatccttaagaaaatgttaattataattgatttatttaaatagagACAATTTGCtcaataaaccactgtttaataaaaaaaaaagaagaaaaaagaagcaattttatgtttatttttctccCCCTTACTGTACTGAACCCGTACCAAACCATGACTTCAATACCAAGGCACGTACCGAACCGTCATgcttgtgtaccgttacaccctaACATTTTTACTGAACAGATACAGCCTCTTCTTACCTTTTTTTGGCTTTTTCACAGGTACAGCATAATCTTCCTCAGACTCTGACTCAGAGGAGAAAGGTGGGGGCACACTGGGAGCGCATCCCTCCTCTCGCAAACGTTTAGTGATATCATCAATGTCATCTGTGTCCTTTGGTGGTCGATAATTTGCAACATGGTCCACACGTATGGTTCGGCCCTTAATCTGTAGAgcagaaaaacaataaataaaaaaaaaaaaaaaaaaatgtatatacagtacagtccaaaagtttgaaaccactaagatttttaatgtttttaaaagaagtttcgtctgctcaccaaggctacatttatttaattaaaaatacagtaaaaaaacagtaatattgtgaaatattattacaatttaaaataactgtgtactatttaaatatatttgacaaagtaatttattcctgtgatgcaaagctgaattttcagcatcgttactccagtcttcagtgtcacatgatccttcagaaatcattctaatatgcagatttgctgctcaataaacatttatgattattttcaatgttgaaaacagttgtgtactttttttttcaggattccttgatgaatagaaagttcaaaagaacagaatttatctgaaatacaaagcttctgtagcattatacactaccgttcaagtttggggtcagtaagaatttttatttttatttttttgaaaagaaattaaagaaatgaatacttttattcagcaaggatgcattaaatcaatcaaaagtggcagtaaagacatttataatgttacaaaagattagacttcagataaacactgttcttttgaactttctattcatcaaataatcctgaaaaaaaatattgtacacaaatattttgtacaattgtacacattaaatgtttcttgagcagcagatcagcatattagaatgatttctgaaggatcatgtgacactgaagactggagtaatgatgctgaaaattcagctttgccatcacaggaataaattactttgtgagatatattcaaatagaaaacagttaaacattgtgagatatattcaaatagaaaacagtttaaattgtaataatatttcacaatattactgttttttactgtatttttaattaaataaatgtagccttggtgaggagacgaaacttcttttaaaaacattaaaaatcttagtggttccaaacttttggactgtactgtgtgtgtgtgtatatatatatatatatatatatatatatgacacgtcaaaaatgcaaaaaaaaaagagaaaagtaaTATGTGGCAAtatgtaaaaagtaaaaaatcttatttaattatataaataacaataaatagtCCATTAGTATTAATATTCCATTagtacacacacaaatgaacaaGTGACTGGGAAAGCCCTTCACCTTGATTCCATTAAAGTTATCCACAGCCAAAATGGTGCTCCTTTGATCTTCATAACACAGGAAGCAGAATCCTTTGGATTTGCCCGTCTTCTTATCTCGCACCAAGTTGATGTTGGCAATCTCTCCGTACCTGAGATGCACAGAGGAGGATTAAGCTTcactagaagaaaaaaaaaacataagtaCTGCAAGAAGATGTTTAAAATGTGAGCAATTAGGACTTACTGAGAGAAAACACAGATGATGTCTCCTTCTGTCAGCTCATATGGAAATCCACCTgcagattacaaaatatttacataCAAAGCTGAACAGGTCAGCATTTacctaaaataaattataaataaatacagaatttATAAAACAAGAAGATATTATGCAGTTCTTGAAATTGTTCTCTTTAGTCTGGCAAATTAATGTGAGTAATTAATATACATCACTTTCTAATTTTACAAGGTCAAATCAGCATTACTGTGCACAGTGTACCAGCTTGGTCTTCTAGAGAAAGACTGCAATCATACCATTGTCTACTGAAGTACGTTTAGTGAAACAGGTAAATGCTGCCACCATCTGGCAGTGTGCAAATATAGTCTATCCAGAGAGCATTTTCAACAGTGCCCTAAAACGAGGCATTGCCTCTGCCACAGACCCTGATATGACCATCCTGGTGCGAGGGACCCCcatcttaaaatttaaaaggcagctatatattttcatttctaAGACAATTTATACTGagaaaaatttatattatatgttatTTAGAAAACATTTAGCTTCTGTGTTATGTTACTATGTTTTTATACACACTATAGTAGTGTACAGTTAGGTGTACGGTTAGATGtactattaatttatttaaatcaacatattatttattaacattattatttattattttaatcattttatgtattttattcaaataatttatttagtACAATagtttgatatttttattatttatttttacatttttacagtccttctttaaaatagatttattattatttattatttttatatttttatgtattttattcaaattatttatttatttatttagtatgaTAGTTtgatcttttttattatttatttttacactctctttctctaaatcaatttattattatttattattattatattattattttacaaatttcttttgcattttactgaaattatttatttatttaatatcatagtttaatcttttttaattatttatttatttttacactaAACATTCCCATGGACCCCCTAGCATTCCCTTGGCACctagtttgaaaacccctggtgTGTAGTTTGAAAACCCCACAATGTTATAATTTAATAGTGTTAACCAGTCACTTACCGATGAAGACCCAGGCGCTGTCTTTATAGACTGAATGCCAGGACACACTGTCTTTGACACCCAGTTCAGCCTCTTTTTCATTCAGTTCATTGATGAGTTTCACTTTGGTGAGCGGACTACATTGAAGTAAAGATATGCAGACAGATAATGACCATATATTTACATTGTATCTCATTTAGTACAATATGTATTGTCTCTAATgatgtttattattcatttgtGGTGTCTGCGTGAAGATATCAGAATTATTTATGATTCCTCAATTAGGATCACTTTTGACTACTTGAAAAAAATCTTCAAAGTATGTCAACTGTATTCAAACATTTTATCGCAAATATCCATTTATGGTAACACGGTATCCTCCAATTATGTTATAACTGTCACGCTGTATGCCGAATGAGTGGTCGTAACAATTTCTTGTTATTTGTCAGTGtactataaattattttaaaaagaataattGAATCGAGACTACAAAAAGTAGTAGGCTATACTTCCATGTTTTACTAGCTTTTAGCTACTGCTGCAAAAACTGAGGCTAGTTGTTTAGCTTTCACCTTTAGCTACATTTCCTTTTTCCATGACTGAGGGGTCTAGTAATATATTAGactaatatataaaaaaacatatgaCAACAAATTTATGGGagatatttcaattaaatgaaaaatttcAACGCATCACTTACTTCATTGTGATGAAGCCGCAGTCACTCCGGAAGCATTTAGTTCCACTAGAGAGTTTCGCATTTTGTACGTAGTACTATTTTTTCCGGGTTAATGAAAAGGACTGTGGGATATGTAGTTGACTGTAGTTAAACTCAGATTTTGTCCTTCAGCTTTAATTGTGTTTGTAActtaaagtgtatttttttcataatctACCGTGCAACGAGTTTTACAGCTCAAGAACTTATGAACATATGAAGCATACACTGATAGTTTTATTGGCATAGTAAAAAGCTTTTCATCACCAAGACATTAGTAGGCGTAACACTATAGCCTACACATGCATAACCTTTACATAGGTTATAAGTAGCCTATACACAATTTAAAGgagtacaaaaataaacaacatgTTTTGGTCAGTATTAAATAATTTCctttaattttgtcattgtcCTAAAGCCAaagcaaatattaaaatatcatctggtaaatattaagatatttaagcatgtttctttcttttcttttttttttttaccaccaATGTTAGATATAGCCTACAAGAAGAGACATATATTCAATTAAATTGTATTTGCAATGTATCTGAATAGTGCTCACAATGAACATTACACAAAATCACTTTTACAGAGAATATTGACTTATAACCAGACATATATTAAAGGGGctcagagtctggtattacctcAAGTGGGCAAGCTTACAATAATGATGAGAAACCACCTAGAAGGATACAACACAAATACAAACGATTCTTAAATTAGAATATAAAGTAATATGTTTACTACTTATTGCTAAAATTATGTGTTTGTCAACAGAAAATCCTTAAAAAAGAATGTAATTTTCAAATTGTCAAATAATCGTCCAATTTGAtacaaaaaaatgttgtaataaaatatcaaattaatattgttagttagggcccaagcgaaaattcgcgcagggccctcttgttcttctaaggattattattattatttttttttttttttttttttttttttttttttttccgtcttccggggctttttgggggccttaacatgctcaaaaactcttgaaaattggcacacacattggaatccgcggccattaggacgccggagaggctggtacccgggcgtggcaggggggctcgacagcgcccccttgaaaaaagtctgaaaatttggtccatatattaaacacgcttgcacgtattagtatgaaactcagtacacatatagacctcatcgggccgaacaactttcgtgctctaagttaaacaccacgccaacaggaagtcagctattaagggttgtttgaaaaacgcatgctctggaatttgatatactcctcctagacgattaatccgatcgccaccaaactcggtcagcatgaagtcaagacactgatgattaaaaattgccaggggatttttgatatctcgaacggtttggccgtggcgaggcaacgaatttatggcgagaaaaaggaaacaggaaatgtgttataacgtctgcatacatatattgatctttatgaaacttcacgagtgtgttcgttataggagtctgatcacatggatgtgactattgtgagtcaaagttatagcgccaccaactggcagcaggaagtgtatcactttttgaaatgttttgagatcaccctcttatttttacctgatttgcttcaaacttcatcagtgtaatgtcaatacacagcagatgtagacctatgacaggatttttgatatttgaaatattgttgccatggcaacaggtcaaactgtaataatattcttgagtgtttttgaggctcttaacatgcttcaaattgcatgaaactcgacacacacatcaatattgtcaaccagtagacatggacaaagccatagaaatgggcgtggtggaggggctcagtagcgccaccttttgacaaaagtgggggggttagtttttcctacaatcaccaaactcggtacacatattgttctcatcaagccggacaattttctaatttacattcattagctccgaccaacaggaagtcagctattttggtttgaatgttaattttttgaaaaaacaggctatgaattttatactactgctcctacagggtttatccaatttacaccaaactttttttaacttgttgctaacacattgaagttgtttaattgcaaacggattttggatatctcaaacggtttggccgtggcgaggcaacgaatttatggcaagaaaagggaaacaaagtgttataacttctgcatacattaattgattttgatgaaacttcggcttagtcttcgttgtacaaggctgatcacatggatgtgactattgtgattcaaagtaatagcgccaccaactggaagcagaaaatgtgtcactttcagcatacattgagatcaccctcttatttttacctgatttgcttcaaaattcatcagaataatgttaaaacttggcacatgtaatcctttgaaaatgggcagggaggaggggctctatagtggcaccttgtagtgcagtaaatgtggagtgaatttgacatagtcctttgatgtttaaccgttttaagtgcctattgcccgctgtgcacagttgccctgaagccaccggggtggcggtgccaccgggcttgggcccgccatcgctgctcgcagctatatttattctaTTTCCTCTTCATTTTGTGTGCAGAGGGGGCACAATGTCTTAATTCTTTAGCAGATGTTTGTTAGCTAAAATCTAATGCTGCTACAAAAAATCATTCAGTTTGTATAATAATTCATTATACTCTTTCTGTAAACCGGACTTCCTTttccacagattttttttctgtatcaccaaaattacatttatttgtgaatatATAATGAATGACAAAAACATACTGTTCTGTTGAATATGAGTTTAATCTATATTACAGCCATATATTTTACAAttggaaaacaaaaaacaaaacaagaaacgGGGAACTAAGTGCTAGGTATATTTTGAATGTAATGTGTTCATTGCAGGTGGAAATGTTAAGCAAATAAAGTCGTCTGTTTTATTTGGACATATACACTGGGCTCTACATCCATTAAGGGATTAAGCATTTGTCAAAGACCTTTTACAGTTTCCTATGACCAGAGGACTAAAAGGACATTCCCATTCTATTGGAAATATTTTCTGGATGTTGTTCAGGAATTGTGACAGACCTACTATAATTCACTGGAGTGGCTGGCATCTTGTCATGAAATATGACTGCCTGAGCGACAGTCGGGTGGTCTGAGGGGTACCTGTCCGTTGTCTCAGTGTGTGTCACACAACACAATACAACTTTAATATGAGCGAAGAGCTCGCAGATCTTGTTCCTCACCTCTTGTTGCCAGCAGGCGTAGACGAGAGGATTGATAAGTGAGTTTGAGAGACCCAGAAGCCAGAGATGGTTCTCCAAAAGGTAATAAAGTTTACAGTCTGGACATGACGCCTGCACAATACTGACCACAAAAAAGGGGCACCAGCAGAGAGTGAAGCAGCCAACCAACACGGCAACAGTCCGCAGGGCTTTTACATGACCCCAGTAGCAGCTAGACGACAGAAAGCGTGTACCTGACTGCTGGGCGCGGatgcgcttctggtggccacaGGCGATTTTTAGGATGTCCATGTAGAAATAGATGAAGACCGAGAGTAGTGGGAAAAAAAACAGGCAGAAGACCACAATGATGCTCTTGGGCTCTATGACGGAGAAGAATGTGCAATCCTTGTGATAGTCTTCTTTCTGCAACGGTTTCAAAACACTGGGCGAAAATCCCACAATCAATGAGATGAGCCAGACAGGGACCAGAGCCCCAGCAATCATCTTCTCATTCATTAGCTGCGAATAGCGCAGTGGCAACTTTATAGCCATGTAGCGGTCCAGTGAGATCAAGAACATGGTTAGGATGGAGGCTGCAGAGGGTGCGATGATAAAGGTCATGCGCAACAGACAAAGGCCCTTCTCCATGGAGGCCGTCGTTCCTTTGAGTGTATCAGTGGCAATGCCAGTGATGGCCATGCCAACTAGGATGTCCGCAATGGAtagatttaaaacaaaacaccaaCTCTGGCAGCCCCTTTTGCGGATAAGCAAGACCAGGGCAATGGCAACTAGAAGGTTGGTAGAGATGATCAAAATGGATCCTACACTAAGAATATAGCCAATGGTCACTACTACTCTTCCTTTCATGTCAGGGGTTGTGAACTCAGGACTGGCTGATGTCACTCTGTTCTCCCTCATAGTTTCCAAGGAAGTCTCCTGAGACAAGTTGAAAGTGATCATTGTTGCATCAAATATCTCATTTCACTTCAAAGTTGAGACTTTAAACAGACCAAGATACTGATGGTTTCAAAAGGAGGAAATGGACACAAGGATGTAGATTTTTCTTTGCTCCCATTGGGAAAAGCAAAACTTTTGCTGCTGTAGTTCCGTTTGTCCGACCCTTGTTCTATCTGGCTGTTATTCAGGTCCCATAAGAGTATGCTTCCTACTGGAAGCATCTATATCCATGAGGATTCGATTATGATGAACCTAACCTTACTGAAGTACAAAGACAATGCTGATCTATTGATGAAATCTTTATCCTTGGCTTTTCATTTAGAAATATTTCATTAAGGATACTATTCAATTTCCAGATGTTTAAGAGTGTTCCTTGCCTGAAACAACGACGAGAAGCAGATGAACTCTATTCCAGCTGAGAAA includes the following:
- the rbmx2 gene encoding RNA-binding motif protein, X-linked 2, whose protein sequence is MNPLTKVKLINELNEKEAELGVKDSVSWHSVYKDSAWVFIGGFPYELTEGDIICVFSQYGEIANINLVRDKKTGKSKGFCFLCYEDQRSTILAVDNFNGIKIKGRTIRVDHVANYRPPKDTDDIDDITKRLREEGCAPSVPPPFSSESESEEDYAVPVKKPKKDKKEKKKKKKEKKEKKKLLKEEKHEARTETSASSPVKVKKEKEDTAYEKYAVKGLAGSRRDRPGQDSRNPQDRADEMDRFRDRYGGERDRDGEEDKKTDRNREDKRHEDTRQRDREGDRERDRGRRGDRERNGEREKERDGEREREREPERDRERERDRDRRERDRGNDRGFAKHRDHSREREHRRN
- the LOC125253195 gene encoding glucose-dependent insulinotropic receptor yields the protein MITFNLSQETSLETMRENRVTSASPEFTTPDMKGRVVVTIGYILSVGSILIISTNLLVAIALVLLIRKRGCQSWCFVLNLSIADILVGMAITGIATDTLKGTTASMEKGLCLLRMTFIIAPSAASILTMFLISLDRYMAIKLPLRYSQLMNEKMIAGALVPVWLISLIVGFSPSVLKPLQKEDYHKDCTFFSVIEPKSIIVVFCLFFFPLLSVFIYFYMDILKIACGHQKRIRAQQSGTRFLSSSCYWGHVKALRTVAVLVGCFTLCWCPFFVVSIVQASCPDCKLYYLLENHLWLLGLSNSLINPLVYACWQQEVRNKICELFAHIKVVLCCVTHTETTDRYPSDHPTVAQAVIFHDKMPATPVNYSRSVTIPEQHPENISNRMGMSF